A portion of the Pseudarthrobacter defluvii genome contains these proteins:
- a CDS encoding RNA degradosome polyphosphate kinase, which produces MNPEPSGTATSQDVAVPVRARFGSSEVPASRATQDRIDIPEFAPNLQPEGDIRPDRFLDRELSWLAFNSRVLELAEDPTLHLLERVNFLSIFASNLDEFFMVRVAGLKRRIATGLAVPSPAGLSPVEVLESISEEAHRLQARHAQVYADQIRPALAYEHIHLMQWGELDGAAQQQLSAMFAEKVFPILTPLAVDPAHPFPYISGLSLNLAVVVRNPVSDKELFARVKVPDQLPRLISIDGPRAGAVPGRVARFIALEEVIAVHLDKLFPGMEVLEHHTFRVTRNEDVEVEEDDAENLLQALEKELLRRRFGPPVRLEVTNDINPNIRALLIRELGVEESEVYSVPAPLDLRGLSVIAGIDRADLHYPKHVPHTSRYLNESETSKAANVFAAMRRRDILLHHPYDSFSTSVQAFLEQAAADPKVQAIKQTLYRTSGDSPIVDALIDAAEAGKQVLALVEIKARFDEQANISWARKLEQAGVHVVYGIVGLKTHCKLSLVVRQEVDGLRRYCHIGTGNYHPRTARYYEDLGLLTANEQVGEDLSKLFNQLSGYAPKSTFKRLLVAPRSVRSGLIDRIETEIRNAHAGVPGHVQIKVNSMVDEAIIDSLYRASQAGVKVDVVVRGICSLRPGVPGLSENITVRSILGRFLEHSRVFAFANGGDPVVYIGSADMMHRNLDRRVEALVQLASPDDITYVLDLMRRYMDPETSSWHLDNEGHWTRHHLSEDGKPLEDVQSWLLASRPRQRSLSRR; this is translated from the coding sequence ATGAACCCGGAACCTTCCGGAACAGCCACGTCCCAGGATGTTGCGGTGCCTGTCAGGGCACGCTTCGGCTCCTCCGAGGTACCGGCATCCAGGGCAACCCAGGACCGGATCGACATCCCGGAGTTCGCGCCGAACCTGCAGCCGGAGGGTGACATCCGCCCGGACCGGTTCCTGGACCGGGAGCTGAGCTGGCTCGCCTTCAATTCCCGGGTGCTGGAGCTGGCCGAGGACCCCACCCTGCACCTGCTGGAGCGCGTCAATTTCCTGTCCATCTTCGCCTCCAACCTGGACGAGTTCTTCATGGTCCGCGTGGCCGGCCTCAAGCGCCGCATCGCCACCGGGCTCGCCGTCCCCTCCCCGGCCGGGCTGAGCCCCGTCGAGGTACTGGAGAGCATCAGCGAGGAAGCCCACCGGCTCCAGGCGCGGCACGCCCAGGTCTATGCGGACCAGATCCGGCCAGCGCTGGCGTACGAGCACATCCACCTCATGCAGTGGGGCGAACTGGACGGTGCCGCCCAGCAGCAGCTCAGCGCCATGTTCGCGGAAAAAGTCTTCCCCATCCTCACCCCCCTGGCCGTTGACCCGGCACATCCCTTCCCTTACATTTCGGGCCTGTCGCTGAACCTGGCCGTGGTGGTCCGGAACCCCGTCAGCGACAAGGAACTCTTTGCCCGTGTCAAGGTCCCGGACCAGCTGCCGCGGCTGATCTCCATCGATGGTCCCCGCGCCGGTGCGGTGCCCGGCCGGGTTGCCCGGTTTATTGCGCTTGAGGAAGTCATTGCCGTCCACCTGGACAAGCTGTTCCCGGGCATGGAGGTCCTGGAGCATCACACCTTCCGCGTCACCCGCAACGAGGACGTGGAGGTGGAAGAGGACGACGCCGAAAACCTCCTGCAGGCACTGGAGAAGGAACTCCTGCGCCGCCGCTTCGGGCCGCCGGTTCGGCTTGAAGTCACCAATGACATCAACCCCAACATCCGGGCGCTCCTGATCCGGGAACTGGGCGTGGAGGAATCCGAGGTGTACTCGGTGCCAGCTCCGCTGGACCTCCGGGGATTGTCGGTCATTGCCGGCATCGACCGGGCCGACCTGCACTACCCCAAGCACGTCCCGCACACCTCCAGGTACCTGAACGAGTCCGAGACCTCCAAGGCCGCGAACGTGTTCGCCGCCATGAGGCGCCGGGACATCCTGCTGCACCACCCCTACGACTCGTTTTCCACCTCGGTGCAGGCGTTCCTGGAACAGGCTGCGGCGGACCCGAAGGTCCAGGCCATCAAGCAGACCCTGTACCGCACGTCCGGCGACTCCCCCATCGTTGATGCCCTGATCGACGCCGCCGAGGCCGGCAAACAGGTCCTGGCCCTGGTGGAGATCAAGGCGCGCTTTGATGAGCAGGCCAACATCTCCTGGGCCCGCAAGCTGGAGCAGGCCGGCGTGCACGTTGTGTACGGCATCGTGGGCCTGAAGACACACTGCAAGCTGTCGCTGGTGGTCCGCCAGGAAGTGGACGGGCTGCGCCGCTACTGCCACATCGGCACGGGCAACTACCATCCCCGCACGGCGCGGTACTACGAGGACCTGGGCCTGCTGACCGCCAACGAGCAGGTGGGCGAGGACCTCTCCAAGTTGTTCAACCAGCTCTCCGGCTACGCACCGAAGTCCACCTTCAAGCGGCTCCTGGTGGCCCCCCGTTCCGTCCGGTCGGGACTCATCGACCGGATCGAGACCGAGATCCGCAACGCCCATGCGGGAGTGCCGGGGCACGTGCAGATCAAGGTGAACTCCATGGTGGACGAAGCCATCATCGACTCGCTCTACCGCGCGTCGCAGGCGGGGGTGAAGGTGGACGTGGTGGTCCGCGGCATCTGCTCCCTGCGCCCCGGCGTTCCCGGCCTGAGCGAGAACATCACGGTCCGTTCCATCCTGGGCCGGTTCCTGGAGCACTCGCGGGTGTTCGCCTTCGCCAACGGTGGTGACCCGGTGGTGTACATCGGCTCCGCTGACATGATGCACCGGAACCTGGACCGCCGGGTGGAGGCTCTGGTCCAGTTGGCAAGCCCGGACGACATCACCTACGTCCTTGACCTCATGCGGCGCTACATGGACCCGGAAACCTCCAGCTGGCACCTGGACAACGAGGGCCACTGGACCCGGCACCACCTGTCCGAGGACGGCAAACCGCTTGAAGACGTCCAGTCCTGGCTGCTGGCATCCCGGCCGCGGCAACGCAGCCTGAGCCGGCGATAG
- a CDS encoding NUDIX hydrolase: protein MSSDALVADQTDHPGEPVAVTAAGAIPWRINKDRLEVLLIHRPRYDDWSWPKGKIDAGETVPECAVREVWEEIGLRAPLGIPLPPIHYHVTSGLKVVHYWAVKVNGTTLVPDGKEVDSVMWCAPEKAARLLSNPSDVVPLEYLRDAHERGALDTWPLLVLRHAKAKPRSSWSKAEGERPLAATGTRQAQAVGRLLQAWKPMRVVTSPWLRCVATVAPYARATGAKVKLAEGLTEHKHQRSPKKTAAVIESLFDKQRPVVACTHRPALPTVLKQLAEHMPSHLAKLLPAHEPYLSPGEVVVCHVALGGRKRVVAVEQFKPFDD, encoded by the coding sequence GTGTCGAGCGATGCACTCGTAGCTGACCAAACTGACCACCCGGGGGAACCTGTAGCCGTCACCGCTGCGGGGGCCATCCCGTGGCGGATCAACAAGGACCGCCTTGAAGTCCTGCTGATCCACCGGCCCCGCTACGACGATTGGTCCTGGCCCAAGGGAAAGATCGACGCCGGCGAGACGGTCCCTGAATGCGCTGTCCGTGAAGTATGGGAGGAAATCGGCCTCCGGGCGCCGCTGGGCATACCGCTGCCGCCCATCCACTACCACGTTACGTCGGGCCTCAAGGTGGTCCACTACTGGGCGGTCAAGGTCAACGGCACCACCCTGGTGCCGGACGGCAAGGAGGTGGACAGCGTCATGTGGTGCGCCCCCGAAAAGGCCGCCCGCCTGCTGTCCAACCCGTCCGACGTCGTCCCCCTTGAATACCTGCGGGACGCACACGAACGGGGCGCGCTGGACACCTGGCCGCTGCTGGTTCTGCGGCATGCAAAGGCCAAACCGCGCTCATCCTGGAGCAAGGCCGAGGGCGAGCGTCCGCTCGCAGCCACCGGCACCCGGCAGGCGCAGGCTGTCGGCAGGCTCCTGCAGGCGTGGAAGCCGATGCGGGTGGTCACCAGCCCGTGGCTGCGCTGCGTCGCCACCGTTGCTCCGTACGCACGGGCCACGGGTGCCAAGGTGAAGCTGGCCGAAGGCCTGACCGAGCACAAGCACCAACGCAGTCCGAAGAAGACGGCCGCCGTCATTGAGTCCCTGTTCGACAAGCAGCGCCCGGTGGTGGCCTGCACGCACCGGCCTGCCCTGCCGACCGTGCTCAAGCAACTGGCGGAACACATGCCGTCGCACCTCGCAAAGCTGCTGCCGGCGCACGAGCCGTACTTGTCACCCGGCGAAGTGGTGGTGTGCCACGTGGCCTTGGGCGGCAGGAAACGTGTTGTGGCAGTGGAACAGTTCAAGCCCTTCGATGACTAG
- a CDS encoding thymidylate synthase, with product MSIPTPYEDLLRDVLANGTHKSDRTGTGTTSVFGRQIRFDLSKSFPLITTKRVHFKSVAVELLWFLRGETNIKWMTDQGVTIWNEWADEDGDLGPVYGVQWRSWPTPDGGHIDQIAELMENLKSNPDSRRHIVSAWNVSELNDMALPPCHAFFQFYVANGKLSCQLYQRSADMFLGVPFNIASYALLTCMIAQQLGLEPGEFVWTGGDVHIYENHMDQVLKQLEREPYEYPQLKITRKPASIFDYTLEDFEVVGYKHHPTIKAPIAV from the coding sequence GTGAGCATCCCAACGCCTTATGAAGACCTCCTGCGCGATGTCCTGGCCAACGGCACCCATAAATCGGACCGCACGGGCACCGGAACCACCAGCGTTTTCGGGCGCCAGATCCGCTTTGACCTTTCCAAGAGCTTCCCGCTGATCACCACCAAGCGCGTCCACTTCAAGTCCGTGGCGGTGGAACTCCTGTGGTTCCTGCGCGGCGAAACCAACATCAAGTGGATGACGGACCAGGGCGTCACCATCTGGAACGAGTGGGCCGATGAGGACGGCGACCTGGGCCCGGTGTACGGCGTGCAGTGGCGCAGCTGGCCCACCCCGGACGGCGGCCACATCGACCAGATCGCCGAACTCATGGAGAACCTGAAGTCCAATCCGGACTCGCGCCGGCACATCGTGTCCGCGTGGAACGTCTCCGAACTGAACGACATGGCGCTCCCTCCCTGCCACGCGTTCTTCCAGTTCTACGTGGCCAACGGCAAGCTCTCCTGCCAGCTCTACCAGCGCTCCGCGGACATGTTCCTGGGCGTGCCCTTCAACATCGCCTCCTACGCGCTGCTCACCTGCATGATCGCGCAGCAGTTGGGCCTGGAACCGGGCGAGTTCGTGTGGACCGGCGGGGATGTGCACATCTACGAGAACCACATGGACCAGGTCCTCAAGCAGCTGGAACGCGAGCCCTACGAATACCCGCAGCTGAAGATCACCCGCAAGCCGGCGTCGATCTTTGACTACACGCTGGAGGACTTCGAAGTGGTGGGCTACAAGCACCACCCCACAATCAAGGCACCGATCGCCGTATGA
- a CDS encoding dihydrofolate reductase yields MSTENYTDPQSFTEELAASITGVGLIWAQTSDGVIGKDGDMPWHLPEDLKHFTRLTTGHPVIMGRKTWLSFPDKYRPLPGRTNIVITRQKSWADTPEAEGAVVVPSLDDALLESQFVDGGETVWILGGGEVFRQSTELANVAVVTTIDVKADGDTFAPELGPSWEASASVPPDGWLTAANGTRYRFTKWSRTEG; encoded by the coding sequence ATGAGCACCGAAAACTACACGGATCCCCAGTCCTTCACCGAGGAGCTCGCGGCGTCGATCACAGGCGTCGGGCTGATCTGGGCGCAGACCTCCGACGGCGTGATCGGCAAGGACGGGGACATGCCCTGGCACCTGCCCGAGGATCTCAAGCACTTCACCCGTCTTACCACCGGGCATCCTGTCATCATGGGACGCAAGACCTGGCTGTCCTTCCCGGACAAGTACCGTCCCCTGCCCGGCCGCACCAATATTGTGATCACCCGGCAGAAGAGCTGGGCCGACACGCCTGAGGCGGAGGGCGCCGTCGTGGTTCCCTCGCTGGATGATGCGCTCCTTGAGTCGCAGTTTGTCGACGGCGGCGAGACGGTGTGGATACTGGGCGGCGGCGAGGTTTTCCGCCAGTCCACCGAGCTCGCCAACGTCGCGGTGGTCACCACCATCGATGTGAAGGCCGACGGCGACACGTTCGCTCCCGAGCTTGGCCCCAGTTGGGAGGCGTCCGCCTCCGTCCCGCCGGACGGATGGCTCACGGCCGCCAACGGCACACGCTACCGATTCACCAAATGGTCACGGACCGAGGGCTAG
- a CDS encoding NF038396 family protein, which yields MLKKPETLFVLGYMLLPLLALLSAIVGLTMILGGNKIAGAIVLVVVTQVFTFGAFFALRARKAAVLEQSDQG from the coding sequence ATGCTGAAGAAACCGGAAACCCTGTTCGTCCTGGGCTACATGCTGCTGCCCCTGCTGGCGCTGCTGTCCGCGATCGTGGGGCTGACCATGATCCTGGGCGGCAACAAGATCGCCGGCGCCATCGTGCTCGTAGTGGTCACGCAGGTCTTCACCTTCGGCGCGTTCTTCGCGCTGCGCGCCCGGAAGGCAGCCGTGCTGGAGCAGTCCGACCAAGGCTAG